In Gemmatimonadaceae bacterium, the following proteins share a genomic window:
- a CDS encoding MaoC family dehydratase N-terminal domain-containing protein yields MGDVEFVMVDHDWKLWIGRTQTGADWITPSRVAAWHATLDHSAETPTEGTAAPLGFHWTLAPGVARESELGPDGHARRGGFLPPVMLPRRLWAGSRVTFHRPLRVGERVERASLIQSVEEKKGRESPLVFVTVRHRFSTDGGIAIEEEQDLVYRDPPPATLRAVERREDFVAMDSTWRHTVRPTETLLFRFSALTFNTHRIHYDRRYATHVEGYAGLVVHGPLIATLLLDLLQAHVKPDRIRRFHFRAARPTFDTSDFLVFGAPGDDGHFKLWSTDNDGARAVEAEAWISE; encoded by the coding sequence GTGGGGGACGTTGAATTCGTGATGGTCGACCACGATTGGAAGCTGTGGATCGGGCGGACGCAGACGGGGGCCGACTGGATCACGCCGAGTCGCGTGGCGGCTTGGCACGCGACGCTCGATCATTCGGCGGAGACGCCCACCGAGGGCACGGCGGCGCCATTGGGATTTCATTGGACGCTCGCGCCGGGCGTGGCGCGCGAGTCGGAACTAGGGCCCGACGGTCACGCGCGGCGCGGCGGATTCCTGCCGCCGGTGATGTTGCCGCGCCGGTTGTGGGCCGGGAGTCGCGTGACGTTCCATCGGCCGCTGCGCGTCGGCGAGCGCGTCGAACGCGCCTCTTTGATCCAGTCGGTCGAGGAAAAGAAGGGGCGCGAGTCGCCGCTGGTGTTCGTGACCGTGCGTCATCGGTTCAGTACCGACGGAGGCATCGCGATCGAGGAGGAACAGGATCTGGTCTATCGAGATCCGCCGCCGGCCACGCTCCGCGCGGTCGAACGACGGGAGGATTTCGTCGCGATGGATTCCACGTGGCGACACACGGTGCGACCCACGGAGACACTGCTGTTTCGATTTTCAGCGCTCACCTTCAATACGCATCGCATTCACTATGACCGCCGCTACGCGACGCATGTCGAGGGATACGCCGGGCTCGTCGTGCACGGACCGCTGATCGCGACGCTGCTGCTCGATCTCTTACAAGCGCACGTCAAGCCCGACCGGATCCGGCGGTTTCACTTCAGGGCGGCGCGGCCCACGTTCGACACGTCGGACTTCCTCGTTTTCGGCGCTCCCGGCGACGACGGCCACTTCAAGTTGTGGTCGACCGACAACGACGGCGCGCGTGCGGTCGAGGCGGAAGCGTGGATTTCCGAATGA
- a CDS encoding CoA ester lyase: MIPPLGRDDAPARSWLFVPATRPDRFAKAAASGADRVILDLEDAVAPEEKADARRGLMTVTIPRDVPVYVRVNSALTPWFEEDLGVARTLAIRGVLLPKADSAAHVERALAAIAPEHVVVPIIETAAGLWNVLDVARRPRVERLVFGALDFTLDTGIHDADGAFDAVRSRIVVASKVAGIAPPVDLVTLAIDDPEQLRRHAARSRSFGFGGKLCIHPKQISITNDAFRPSDEEVAWARGVLDELSSRPEDAVFAHRGELVDRPVIQRAKQIIEHDSAAR, encoded by the coding sequence ATGATTCCACCGCTCGGCCGCGACGACGCTCCGGCCCGGTCCTGGCTTTTCGTCCCCGCGACACGACCCGACCGCTTCGCGAAAGCGGCGGCGAGCGGCGCGGATCGAGTGATTCTCGATCTCGAGGACGCGGTCGCACCTGAAGAGAAAGCGGATGCGCGGCGCGGCCTCATGACCGTGACGATTCCGCGAGACGTTCCAGTCTACGTTCGCGTGAACAGCGCGCTGACGCCGTGGTTCGAGGAAGACCTCGGTGTCGCGCGCACGCTCGCGATCCGCGGCGTCCTTCTCCCAAAGGCCGACAGCGCCGCGCACGTCGAGCGGGCACTCGCCGCCATCGCGCCGGAACACGTCGTCGTGCCGATCATCGAGACCGCGGCGGGCTTGTGGAACGTGCTCGACGTCGCGCGACGCCCGCGCGTCGAGCGGCTCGTCTTCGGCGCGCTCGATTTCACGCTCGACACCGGCATCCACGACGCCGACGGTGCCTTCGACGCCGTGCGCTCGCGCATCGTCGTCGCGTCGAAAGTCGCCGGCATCGCGCCACCGGTCGATCTCGTTACGCTCGCGATCGACGATCCAGAGCAGTTGCGCCGACACGCCGCTCGGAGCCGGAGCTTTGGGTTCGGCGGCAAGCTATGCATTCATCCCAAACAGATCTCGATCACGAACGACGCGTTCAGACCGAGCGACGAGGAAGTGGCTTGGGCGCGCGGTGTGCTGGACGAGCTCTCCTCACGACCCGAGGACGCGGTGTTCGCGCATCGCGGTGAGTTGGTCGACCGTCCGGTGATTCAGCGCGCCAAACAGATTATCGAGCACGACTCGGCCGCCCGCTGA